Proteins encoded together in one Microplitis mediator isolate UGA2020A chromosome 7, iyMicMedi2.1, whole genome shotgun sequence window:
- the LOC130670758 gene encoding DNA polymerase delta subunit 2, with protein MVKNYENSISDDLNSEPKIFKRKTVDYQDFGSKFLQKTKDYAKQFFHVYSSRLRELRIILEDKASKKWPEAKILKLPELENLEDEKCVIIGTLFKHQVWKPSILRELSDEIEDSGVIPEKRANYAGEKDQLYLEDEMLRIKIAGDVDFSEAVTGVVCALMGKTLEDGSFKIDDWTFPGCPPRQQLEAPVAGKLLLVSGLDLANDTNSLARDLLLEWISGMAGSSEAQEEAASVINLVIAGNSVKTTDSEQQHSRGLIKSKALEMASTRELSAGINKLDKLLSQILNHCSVTLMPGQYDPSNVMLPQKPIHRLLLRESRGFENLKGVNNPWSGVIGNRLICGSSGQPIEDIIRVCGESDRTALHYLEKTLDWRHFCPTAPDTLPSYPFHDKDLFIMQQCPDIYFAGNTEKFETKIWKNQDNEPVRLICVPKFSTTSTAVLVDLKTLDVTPISFGIN; from the exons atggtgaaaaattacgaaaattcTATTTCTGATGATTTAAATAGTGAGCcgaagatttttaaaagaaaaactgTCGACTATCAGGATTTCGGGTCTAAGTTTTTGCAAAAAACAAAAGATTATgctaaacaattttttcatgtCTACTCCAGCAGACTGAGGGAGTTGAGAATTATTTTGGAAGACAAGGCATCAAAAAAATGgc CTGAAGCGAAAATTCTTAAGCTACCGGAGCTGGAAAATCTGGAGGATGAAAAATGCGTCATCATCGGGACGCTTTTTAAACACCAGGTATGGAAACCTTCAATATTACGTGAGCTGAGCGACGAAATTGAAGACTCGGGTGTAATTCCTGAAAAACGCGCCAACTATGCCGGTGAGAAGGACCAACTGTACCTGGAGGACGAGATGCTGAGGATTAAAATTGCTGGAGATGTTGACTTCTCTGAGGCCGTTACTGGAGTCGTTTGTGCTCTGATGGGCAAGACTCTAGAAGACGGGTCATTCAAAATAGACGACTGGACTTTCCCTGGATGTCCTCCGCGTCAGCAACTGGAAGCTCCGGTAGCAGGAAAACTTCTGCTGGTCTCGGGACTAGACTTGGCGAATGACACCAACAGCTTGGCACGCGACCTCCTGCTGGAGTGGATCAGCGGCATGGCAGGGAGCTCAGAAGCTCAGGAAGAAGCTGCGTCTGTAATAAATTTGGTGATTGCTGGGAACAGTGTCAAGACAACAGACTCAGAGCAGCAGCACAGTCGCGGTTTGATAAAATCAAAAGCACTGGAGATGGCTTCGACCCGCGAGCTCTCTGCCGGAATAAATAAACTCGATAAATTGCTGTCTCAAATACTAAATCACTGCTCGGTTACTCTGATGCCAGGTCAGTATGATCCTTCCAACGTGATGCTGCCTCAGAAACCCATTCATCGTCTGCTGCTTCGCGAGTCTCGTGGGTTCGAGAATCTCAAGGGAGTGAACAATCCCTGGTCGGGTGTAATTGGCAACCGGTTGATCTGCGGCTCCAGTGGACAACCCATCGAAGACATTATTCGCGTTTGCGGAGAATCGGATCGTACTGCTCTTCACTACCTGGAAAAAACCCTAGACTGGAGGCACTTTTGTCCCACCGCTCCTGATACTCTCCCCTCATATCCGTTCCACGACAAAGATCTTTTCATCATGCAGCAGTGCCCCGATATTTATTTCGCCGGCAATACTGAGAAATTTGAAACCAAGAtctggaaaa ATCAAGATAATGAGCCAGTAAGACTCATATGTGTCCCGAAATTTTCTACCACCAGTACAGCTGTCCTCGTTGACCTCAAGACACTTGATGTCACTCCAATATCATTTGGaattaattag